The genomic segment CGCGGCCAAGACGTGCCGATCGATCGGCTGGCCTATTGCGCCATCGTCTATGTCGGCGACACCGAAGAGGAAGCCTATCGCGGCGCTGAAAAGCTGCTCTGGTATGTCACCGCCAACAAGGTCGCGCCGCAGTTCGTCAATCCGCCGGGCTATGTGCCGGTGGCGGCCAATGTCGCGATGCTACGCGGCGCGACGCATCCGTTGAGCGAATTCGCCAAGGGCGCCAGCGTCGAGGCGGCGATCAAGGCCGGCTTCCTGATGGCTGGCACGCCGGAGCAGGTCTATCAACAGATCAAGCGCCACTATCAATATGTCGGTGGCTACGGCCATCTGCTCATCATGGGCCAGGCCGGTTTCCTCGAACACGACGACACGGTGGCGGGCATCCGCAACTTCGCCCGCGAGGTCTATCCGCGCCTGCAGGCGGAATTTCCGGATACGACGATCTCCGGCCAGTTCGGCGACGTGCCGCCCGAACCGCCGAAGGATTTTCTGATCGAGCGGCCGGCTAACGCGCCTGCGCCAGTGACCATGGACGCGCGGCCAGTGACACCGCTCGGCGCCTAACAAAAAGCCGCGCCAGTTTTGATGGCGCGGCCCAGTTTAAAATTTCCATAGAGGCGGAAGGACGCGCGCATCCCGTCGTTGCGAGCGAAGCGAAGCAATCCAGGAGTCGAGGTGTAAAATCAGAGACGTTAATATGCCTGCGCCATAGGCATATCTCAATAATCTGCCACACGCCCCTGGATTGCTTTGTCGCTACGCTCCGCGCAATGACGGTTGCCTACTCGGCAGCAGCCAGCTTATCGGCCACCACCGGATCCTTGAGGCCGAGGATGCGGCGGGCATTGTCGTAGAACAGTTTCTGCTTGTCTTCTGCCGACAGGTTCAGCTCTTCCAGCAGCGACAGGCAGGTGGCCGGATCCCAGCAGGGATAGTCCGTGCCATACATAACATTGTCGATGCCGTAATATTCGATCGCGAATTTCATGCCCGCCGAATGGGGCGACACCGTATCGGTGTACATGCGGTGCAGATATTCGCTCGTCGGCCGCGGCAGCTTGGCCGCCTTGGTGTTCTTGTCCATGCGGCCCGATTGATACGGCAGCGCGCCGCCAGTGTGCGACATCACCACTTTGAGGCCGGGATGGCGTTCCATCAGGCCCGACAGAACGAGCCGTGACGCCGCCACGCTGACCTCGATCACCCGACCAAGGCTGAGATGCAGCGCGCCATTATAACCGTCGAGCATATCGGCGAAGATGGCGTCGGTCGGATGCAGGAACATCGGCAGGCCGAGTTCGGCGACGCGGGCATAGAACGGCTCCAGCCGCTCGGCATCGATGCGCGCATCACTGCCGATGCTGCCGGGCATGTTGACGCCCATCAAGCCGAGCTTGCCAACCGCATGTTCCAACACGTCGAGCGCGATCTTGGTATCGACCAGCGGAATGGCGGCACTGGCCCAGACACGGCCCGGATAGCGGCGCTGCGCACCGGCCATTTCCTCGTTCCAATGCATGGCGATATCCCGGCCTTCCTCGGCCGGAAGCTGGGAGAAGAACACCGACATCGGGCCAATGGAGCAGACCACGTCGACCTGGTGGCCGAGCCCGTCCATATGGGCGAGCTGTTCGTCGAGGTCATGCCACTCTTTCCAGCTCGGCAACGGATGCGCCTCGTCGGCGTGCCGCCGAACCGTATAGCCACCGCGTTCATTGACATGGGCGGAGGGAAAGCCCGTGCGTTTGCACAATTTTTCGAAGACGGATCGCGGCCACCAATGAAAATGGGAATCGATGATGTGCATGATGTGATCCTGATGTTTCCGTCCGCAAAACGGCCCCTGTCTCCGGGTGCCTTCGACTCCATTTAACGCCAAACCAAGGCGCTCGTCCACGCGTTCAGACGCTCGGACCAGCGTGATCTTGGCATTTTAGCACAACGTTACGGCGGGAAACGAGGGAAAGGTCGAAAACACACCACCGCCCTTTGCCCAGCAAGCTTGCCTTCGCGGCGATCGAATATGGTAAGGCTTGACCTGAGCGGGCGAGAAGTTGCCCTAAGCTATAGTGTGGCCAGCGCGGAAGAAGCCCACGTGATACCGTCCCACCGGGACTGCCTTCACCGATCCTGCCGAACCAAGAGATGACCATGAGCCTTTCATCCATCATCATTCTCATCCTGGTGGTGCTCGTCGCCATCCTGGCTTACGCCTGGACACGGCCTGACACATTCACCGTGCAGCGCTCGTTGACCATCGCCGCTCCGCCGGACAGACTGTTTCCCCTGATCAACGATTTCAACAACTGGCCAGCGTGGTCACCGTATGAACACCGCGATCCGAACATGAGCCGGACGATCGGCGGCGCGCCCAATGGCCGAGGCGCTACTTATGCCTGGGAGGGCAATAAGAATGTTGGGAAGGGCCGCATGGAGATTCTCGAATCTCATCCGCCGTCGATGGTTACGATCAAGCTAGATTTCGAACGACCCTTCGAAGCGCACAACATGGCCGAGTTCACGTTACGACCGGTTGCTGGCGGCACCAATGTGATTTGGGCCATGCATGGCACGTCCCCTTTCATCACCAAGCTGATCGGCATCTTCATCAGTATGGACAAGATGATCGGCAATGATTTCGAGACCGGCCTAGCTAAGCTCAAGGGCGCGGTCGAAAGCTAGAAGCGCATTTCAATCGAAACACAGGTTTGCCTGCGATCTCCGTGTCCACGCGTCTCTGTTGTGCTTGTTGAATCCATCAACTGCCAAACACTGCCGTCGGCATTATCAATTTTCGGCATCAGGCACCGCACAAGAAGATCATAGCTTATCGTATACGTCTTTATGCTACCCCGCGAGCAGCTTTACCTCATGTAAACCCACAATTATACATATTGACCTGTATACATAGTGACCTGTCGGAATGGGAAGCCAGGAGGCTTTCATGAGGCGGTTGGCGGCGCATGCTCCACCTTCGACCGGGATCAACGCAGTTATCGACTGTGACTCCTGCGGTTGGAAAAATCTGCTTCCAGCCGACCCGAGCCATATGATCATCATGGGCAGACCGTGGCGCATTAAATTGATGTGCAGCCACTGTGGCGTCACCCATAGCTATGCGCTGGATAGAATTGCGCTGCCTTGCGCAAGCCAGCCCCACGTCAAAGCCAAGGCCATCTGAGCGCCACTTCCGATTCCAGCGCTGTGTCACTGCCGGCTTCTCTTGGTTGACGCGTATTAACCTTTTTGCGCGAGTCCACCAAAGTCACACTTAACTGAGCCACTTGTCTCCTGCATTCGATTAGCGGGTTGTTATCTATGTTCGTGCTGTAGTTGGGATACTGTTGGGTCCATAGGTGTTCCATCCGCAGGGGTCATCATGGCTAAGAACATCTGGTCGAATAATTCAGGAGCAACCGCGGTCGAGTTCGCCGTCGTGGCGCCGATTTTCATGATGCTTCTCCTTGGCATCGTCTGCCTTGGTTATATTTTCGGCGTTCATCACGAATTGCGGGAGATCGCCTCCGAAGCAGCCCGCGCCTCGGTTGCCGGCATTTCCAATGCCGAGCGCCAATCACTGGCTTCAAGCTATGTGACGAAGGCGATGCCGAGTTATGCGCTGTTGAGCTCGCAACGCATGACCATGACCACCCAGGTCCGGCTGGCGCCGGCGCCTTCGTTCCATGTCGTCGTCAACTACGATCTGAGTGGCACTTTTCCGTATCAACTCGGCGCCTTTTTCCCGATGCCGTCACCGCTCATCCAAAAGCGCGCGGTCGTTGGGCTCGGCGGCTACTGACAGCGGGTAGAGATACCTGCAATCCCACCGCCCATTCAGCCAGCCAAAGGCAGCTTGGCGGCTGGGCCGGTGCTTTCGCCTTCAACCAGCGCACGCACCCGGCTGGCAGTGGCATCGAGATGAGCCGTCA from the Beijerinckia sp. 28-YEA-48 genome contains:
- a CDS encoding amidohydrolase family protein; the protein is MHIIDSHFHWWPRSVFEKLCKRTGFPSAHVNERGGYTVRRHADEAHPLPSWKEWHDLDEQLAHMDGLGHQVDVVCSIGPMSVFFSQLPAEEGRDIAMHWNEEMAGAQRRYPGRVWASAAIPLVDTKIALDVLEHAVGKLGLMGVNMPGSIGSDARIDAERLEPFYARVAELGLPMFLHPTDAIFADMLDGYNGALHLSLGRVIEVSVAASRLVLSGLMERHPGLKVVMSHTGGALPYQSGRMDKNTKAAKLPRPTSEYLHRMYTDTVSPHSAGMKFAIEYYGIDNVMYGTDYPCWDPATCLSLLEELNLSAEDKQKLFYDNARRILGLKDPVVADKLAAAE
- a CDS encoding SRPBCC family protein → MTMSLSSIIILILVVLVAILAYAWTRPDTFTVQRSLTIAAPPDRLFPLINDFNNWPAWSPYEHRDPNMSRTIGGAPNGRGATYAWEGNKNVGKGRMEILESHPPSMVTIKLDFERPFEAHNMAEFTLRPVAGGTNVIWAMHGTSPFITKLIGIFISMDKMIGNDFETGLAKLKGAVES
- a CDS encoding TadE/TadG family type IV pilus assembly protein; protein product: MAKNIWSNNSGATAVEFAVVAPIFMMLLLGIVCLGYIFGVHHELREIASEAARASVAGISNAERQSLASSYVTKAMPSYALLSSQRMTMTTQVRLAPAPSFHVVVNYDLSGTFPYQLGAFFPMPSPLIQKRAVVGLGGY